The genomic stretch AGGTGCGCGGTCAGCATGTTGGAGGCTTCAGCCTGCACTGCCAGCGCCGCGTGCGATGCCAGTTCGCCACGGAGGCGGCTTTGCACGGTGATGGTCTCCGGGAAGACCTGGTCCTTCTGTTTGTTGGGGGCCTCAAGAAACAGGTGATTGCTGTCGGACTGCACCACCCAATCGACTTCTTTCCACTGTGCTTGTGCGCCTGTCAGGAGAAGCGAACCAGTGGCGGAGTTCAACAACGGCACGTCTAGGACGCCATGATGACGCCAATAATCGAGATATAGCTTTTCAGGAATTCTGGCAATCAGTGCGCCGGACTGGCTGAGTAGTGCAAGGTCCCCCAGTGGCAGTTTTCCGCCCAAGCCATGGGTGGGATGTTGATCTGAGACGAGCTGGGCGCTTCGGGTAGTGAAAGGAACGGCGGTCGGCATGTTGAGAGACACCCGGTCCGACTGCACTTTCACCACGACCGGCCCCAGGCCGGGCTGGCGCGGCAACAATAGACGTCCTGTTGGATAGGTTTCTAGTTCATGCTGGCACCATAAACCAACGGTGCCAACCAGATCATAAAAGACAGGTGAATCCGCCCCCCGCGGCGTCGACATGTTGAACAAGGCGTACTGGACCGTCAGTCCCTGTATCTCCTCGTCTTCCAGCGCTTGCCGTACGGCACGCAAGCCGAGGGATAGGGCGGCTTTCGAATCGAGTGTGAACTGGGTGTCTTTTTTTGAGATGGAAAATTGAAACAGCCGCGAGCGGGTGAATTCTTCGGCGAGAAAATGGTCGCTGCGCTCGACGACATGCCCTGTCCCCACCCAGCGAACGGAATGAGCACGCGGAATTCTCGCCGTGAGCAAAGACGGAGTGTGAGGCGTGGCGTGCTTGTCGCTCAGCGTCAACTGGCCGGCGTATATCAAGGTGGTGTCGGCCTGGCTGGGATTGTTGTCCACCCATCTGGCGCGATTGAACGTAGTGCGAAGGTATTCGTTGTAGTGTCCCCAGAGCGCTAATTGCCCCCCCACCAGACTGTCGCTTGTGTCGATGTCTCCGTCCTGCAGTTGTACTCCCGTGATCCTGACGTTTTCCCAGGAGAAGTGATTATTTCCGCAGAAATTATAGCCGGCTGCCTCGCTAAAGATTCCTCCAGAGTCCGGCCTCCCCTCCGCGTCGAATCTGGGCGCCAGCTGTTTCAGATGCTCATGAAATTCGGATGGCGCCCGGCGAAGATCAAACGGAGCGCCCTCCATGAAGACGGTATTGGTGGCAATGTCGATCTGGCCATGCGTGTTTCGATTCGCGGTTGGAACATTGGCGCGAGCAAAGCCTCGAAAATAAAGCCGAGGAAAATGGAGAATACTCATGGCGTTCGACAAGAGGTGCTGTGAGGGCTTTGTTAAGCCCGATTCTTTGAAGCGCTGGTGAGCTGTTCCAGCATTAGCTGAATTGCTTGATGCGCGCTGAGCAGTCCACCTTCCATCCAGCCGCCATGCGACGTGTAGGCATCTGAGCAGGCGATGACACCATCGCGAAGAAGCAAGGCGTTGGGCTGATCGGCCGTGGATTTCAGACTGAACTCCACTCCATGTGGCCAATGCTTGTGAAAATGGTCCTTGATGGAAGGTAGGGGCTTGCCACCGAGGGGTAGAACCTGTTCCATGCAGGCGCGTACCCTATTCAAATAAACGTCCTCGCCTTGCTCCAGACAGTCCCGCCAATAAGTCGCGTTTTCGCCGTCGGTGTAGAATTGTACGTATTTTTCGCTTTTGAAGTAGATTTTTCTCAGGGGGTTATTGACCACCAGGACCTTGTCTGCCAGCTGACAGTCTCGCCACCAGGCGCTATTGAATGTCAAAAATCCCTTGAACAAGGGTAGAGAGCCATATTGGCAAGGACTCCAGTTGGTGGGAAAGCCGAGATTGAGCCGTGTCATGGCGGAGGGTGGAATGGCCAATATGAGGTGGCGCGTTCGATGTATTTGCGTGTTGCCTTTATGACTGAAGGTGAGGACGTATCTATCTCCACATCGCGAAATGGAGAGCAATCGGTGCTCCATCCGAAACTCGACCCGGCCAGCCTGTGCCTGGCACTGAAGCCGCGCCAGCAACTGGCCGTAGCCATCCGGTGCATAGCGCCATTGGTTGCTTGCGTCGTCAATCAGGCCTTGCGTTTCCGGGTGCATCTTGATGATGCTGTAAGCCATGGACGCGGAGACAATTGGCAGAAGTAGGGCGTCATACCCCATGGCCTTGATGATTTTCCTGGCCTCATCCTCTCCTTGATATTGGCTGACGAAATCCAGGAATGAGTCGTGGGGATGAGCTTCCAGCATGGAGAGCAAGCTGAGCAAGGTCGTTTTCAGCTTTCCTTGCACGTTGTCTTGAAATATGGCCTGAGTGAATGGGTAGGCCTCATGTTGATGTTGGAAACAGTGCATGAGCGCCTGGAAGCGTGGATGCAGTTGCGGCGAGTAGCGAGCGGCGCCCAGTTCGGTGATTTCCCCACCGTCAAGTTTTCTTGACAGGATGCGGCCTCCCACGCTGGCATTCAAATCAAACACTCTGATGCATAGGCTGTTGCTCAGTGGGGAGGTTGCCAACTGGGTTGCGCAGGTTAGTCCTCCGATTCCGGCGCCTACAATGCAGATATCCGAGTGGTGTTTCATCTCAAACTCTTGGACAGAGGAGGGAGCGCTGGGGTGAACCCTCATCGTTCTGAGCGAAATCACCGCTCGGCCATTGGGATCCAACCGACGAGGATTTGAATGGAGCTGTGTCGTCGTGCCGCGGGGAGAAGCACGGCATCGGCAGGCTCACGTCACTTGTTCCATGACGATGCCTGTTACAGCGAAAATCTCTTGAGAGTCGGTGCCTGTTGGATCTTTCGGCCGACCTCTGCGTCTGCGTCCCTGGAGAGGATGCATCCCATTGGGGCATTCTCGCAGGGGGCTGCGTCGTTCGTTGGCTTCAGGCCTTTAGCCTGCGTCCTCCATCGATCCTTGAACTCCACCAAAATCTCGGCGCGTTCACTCGCTCATCTCAAGTGCTCTCCGTTGTAGGTGTACGTGCATGGATGCCTGGCAACCAGGAGTTTGGTGATGCCGCTCATGATTTTAGAAGCACAACCAATGCCAGAGGATGGCTCATTCTTCACCGGCGTTGGCACTCCTCATCTTCGGTGCCATACGGGCATTGACTACCGGGTCGCATCGCTTCCGAGCTATCTGCTTCATGCCGTCTCCCCCGTCGGAGTCGGCTGGTTTCGCAGGGGACGCCCGCGGCCTTGCATCGCTTGCGGCTGCGAGTCCACGCCTCCGGTAGGAGTACTGGCGAGCCACCCCCACCGAGTGCTCCCCCTTCTTTGGAGCGCCCGTGTCGTCCACCACCAGCGCTTCAACCTCCGGCTGGTCCGCTTCTAGCTTCAGTGCCAACCGTCGACGCAACTCGTTGTCGCTCCAGTCGGCAAGCGATACGCATTGCTGCAGACGCTGCCGCACGGCCTCTCGCCGGCGGACGTCCTCAACCAGTCGCCCGGCATGGGCTCCACGCTTTGCGCTCCACGTCCAACAGCAGGCCGGTCAGGTACAACTCCAGGGCCTGGCACCGCTCCAGTCGGCCCAGTCCCTCCACCATCGACTCGAAGTACTCGTGCAGCTCCTATCGAGCTTACGCATCTGCGTGGGCGTCATGGTCCATGGAGTAGATCATTCTCGCCCACTGGCACAACTGACCAGGTAGTACTAGGAGAATGTTGTCAACAGCGCCTAACAAATGAGAGGCCTGAGCTGGTCGTTCGAGCTGACCATGCCCACCTCTTGGGGCATGGCCCGAGAGCTTGTCTCCGACGCATTCTGGCAGCGTGTGGCGCCTCTGTTGCCTGCGCCAAAGCCCAAGAAGCCTAGTGGTCACCCAAGACCGGCCAATGAGGGGACCACCGACTCCATGCCGCGCAGCCGAGCCGGAGTCCGGCACGTATCGGCGAGCATCGTCGCGCCCTACGTCGAGTGGGTGCGGCAGCGGCCGGAGGTGGGCCGCAACGGGCGCGCCATCTTACGAGGAGCTCGGCGACACGCAGGGATACACGGGCAGCTACATCAACGTGCGCCGCTTCGTCCGGGCGTTGCGCGACAGCCAGGGCCCGGAGGCCAAGGCCGTCATCCACACGGCGCCGGGCGACGAAGTCCAGGTTGACTATGGGGAGGGGCCCATGGTGCGCCACCCGGAGACGGGGGAAATACCGGCGCACGCGCATGTTCGTCATGACGCCAGGCTACAGCCGCAAGTCGGTGCGGCTGTTGTGCGTGTTCCGGGGCATGTCGAGCACCGATTCCGGGGATGCCGAGCAGGCATTCCGGTGAAGCCGAGCACCTGCGGTGAGGGGCGGGCCTTCGCTCAGCCCTTTGCCTGGAACCCATTCAGGATGCGTGAGGCCTCCTGCCACAGCACCTTGAACTCCGGGTCAATGTTCTTGTCATTGGCCAGGGAGTCGAAGAACTGCTTCAGCCCTTCCCGGTTCTGCGCCGGGTTGTTCCGCAGCGTCCGGAAGAAGGGCTCGAGCACGAGTTCCGCCTTCTTCCCATGCCGGGAGGTCGCTTCCTCGATGACCCCATCCAGCAACTGGTAGAGCTGGTCGCCGTTCAGCCCTCCGCTCTTGGCCAGCATCTCGACGGCGGGAATGGGCTCGGGATCCAGCCCGATGCTGCCGTTTGTGAGTTCCGGGTAGGACTGCATGAGGTTCTGGAGTTGGTCGGGTTTCAGCCCTAGCTTCTCCGTGAGGAGGTCGAGCCGGTCACCGCCCGCGTTCATCAGGGCATCCTGGAGCTTGCCCTTGATGTCAATCTGGTCCAGCAGGCGCTGGCGCTCGTTGTCGAGTCCCTTCTCCTCGATAACGTTGCCTAGCAGCTCCCCGACCGCGCTGATGCCGGCGCCGATGCCGCTGGCGACAGCGCCCGGCACCTGCCCTCCTGGGAACGCGCCTACGGCGCCGCCGAGGACGCCAATGGCGTCACCGAAGAGGGCCACGGCATAGCCGGGGTTGGCAGTCTCTCCCGCCTTGTGTGCATTGACAGCCAGGGACGCGGCGCTAGCGACAGCTCCGAGCCCTGGGGCGAACCTCAGCGCGAACTCCGAGGCAGCCAGTGCCTTACCTCCATGGCGGAGGACCACCCCGTTCTCGGCGTTGCGGCCTAGGTCCACAAGGCGCTGCGTGACTCCCGCCACGAGTTCCACGGTTCCCTTGCCTGCTCCGGCGAACTCCTTCACGGCTTCCACGTACTCGCCCTGATTGGCCTTGGCCGCTCCAGTGTATGCGCTGAATAGGATGAGGCCGCCGGTCAGCAGCCTCTGCCCGGTGCTCTGGTTTGCGAAGTCCTTGCCGAGCGCCTTGAAATGGTCGTAATTGCCGTTAGCTGCGTCCTCCAGGGCGTTGATGGCCATCGTGGCCTGCGCCGCGCCGTCCTTCGCGTCGAAGAGCGGCTTGCCGAAGTCGGCGAAGGTCTTGTCGAGCGACGTGAGCTTCTCCTGGAACGCGTCCATCGCGCTCTTCGGATTCCCATTGTTCTCTGCCAGGATGCGGGTAGCGAGCCCGTTGGCGGCCGGCTGGAGGACTTCCTTGTCGAAGTCCTTGAACTCGTTGAAGGCTCGCCCGACCGCCGGGTCCTTGAAGAGCTTCTCCACTACATCCACGGTCCTGGCGGAAGCAGGGGAACTGGCGAGCGACTTGAGCGCCTCGTAGAGTTCCTTGCGCGCCTGGGGCTCCTTGACTGCGGCCTGACCCAGTGTGGCCTGGTGCTTGTCCAGCGACTCCGCGAGCGCCTCCGCCGCTTTCGTCTCCTCCGCGTAGGCTGCCTTGTTCTCAGGGGATTGCTGGAACTTCTGGATGAATTGAGCCTTTTGCCGGTCGTTGAGCGCCGGGCCGAAGTTCGCCAGGAGCTTCGACAGCCGCTCGCTCTTCGACTGGGTGGCCTCGCGCGCCTTGTCGAGCCGGGCCTTCGCAGACTGGACTTCCTTCTGGGCGCCTGTGGCGTTGGAAGTGGGCGCGGCGGAGGTGGTGCCCTTCTCGGGCTCGACGCGGCTCTGTCCCTCGTGGGCGCCCACGTTTGGGTTGTTGCCAGCGGAAGGCATGGAATCGGAGGATGGGGTCGAGTACGTCTGCCCAAGCGGGGCATGTGGGTCGTCCTTCGCGCCCATCGCGTCGAACGGAGCTCCAGGCGATTCGCCGCTCCCCGCCGTCTGGATGACTTCCTGCGGTGGCGGGGGCGTCAAGCCCAGCAGCTTCTCCAGCTCCGCCTTCCTGCTCGTGCCCTCAAAGGCGGAGACGAGCTCATTCTTCGTCGGCTTGACCTTGTCGATGGCCTTCTGGCTGTAGGGCGGCGTCTTGCCCTCCTCGACGGCCAACGCGTTCGCCTTGCGCATGGCCTCCTCGGCGCTCTTCGCGGCAAGGGCTGCCTTTTCCTCCACGTCCTGGAGTTTCTGGGCCGCCATCTTGGACGCCTCGGTGGCCTCCTTGAGCTTCTTCTCGGTGGCGGCGAGGTCTTCCTTCGACTTCTTCGCCTCCGCGGGGGGCTGTCCGGGCCTCTCCGCGGTCTTGCGTGCGTCAGCGACGGCCTTCTCCGCCGCGGTCTTCTGTCGTCGCGCGGAATCCGCGTCACGCTTGGCCTGCGTCAGGTTGTCCCGGGCCGTCTCCGCCGCCTTGCGCTTGGCCTCGGCGACAAGCCGCGCTGCCTCTGCCTTCTGCCGGGCCTCCTCCGCTCGGCGCTGTGCCTCGGCAGGGTCTACTTTCCCTCCAGAACCGACCGCTGTCACTGAACCCATGGAATATCTCCTCTTGACGGGGAATGCCTCTTGTCCGGACTGAGGCAGACGCGATGCATGTGATTGGAGGCGCGGTACGTCCTGCTCGGGTCGATGCCTGTCTGCCTCTGCACTCGAGGAGAGAGAGGGAGGAAGGCAACCGGCGTCCCAAAAATCTCGGGAGTCGACGTTGGCGGACCCGGCGGAGGCGTTGGCTCGGCGCTCTCGCCCCAAGGGCATTAGCACTACTGCGTCTGGGGCCCGCGGCGTGAACGGGGAGACCGGGCAAGCGACGTGAGGCGCGACCCAGGTTCGTGCGGTGGCAGGTAGGTCAGCGAGGCAACCAGTTCCGGCTCGCGCTCAGCGGCACACCCATCGAGAGCCGACTGGTGGACCTCTAGAGCCTGATGCACTTCGCCAACCGGGGGCTGCTCGGCGGGCGCAAGGACTTCGAGGAGCGCTGGAATGCCCCCCCGCCTGACAGGGAGAGGCAGGCCGGGCGACACCGCTGCAGGAGATCGACCGCGACCCTCCGTGACAGTGCCCCAGCGCCTAGGCACAGGGGCGCTCACCCAGCCTGGGGCCTGGATGCCCTGGGAGGGAAGGTCCGGGCCTCTGCCAGGATGGCGCCTGGGTGGCGGGATGCCTTGCGCCATGGCCGGAGAATTGGAACGAAGGCCTGTCACGCTCTTCGCCCGTGCCGCCTAGAAGGGGCGAGGACGGCGCGAGGCCCGTCCCAGAGGACCCTCTTGATGCACACCTTTGTCGACTTCGCGCCGGACCAGGAACAGGTAGCTTGCGCGGGCCGGAGGGCGCCTGCTCGTGCCCCGATGCCGCTGGGTTGACCGATTCACAGGGGAACAGGGTGACTTCTCTCGAGGTGCGGGCCTGAACCGGAAGCATTCAGCATGAACGTGCGCACGGTCTCGGAACTCGATGCGCTGATGGCTCGGCTCGCCGAGGGCGACCGGGTCGCGTTCACGCGTGTCTTCGAGTTGCTCTGGGGCCCCATCCAGAAGCTATGCCTGAGCCTGCTCAGGAACGAAGCAGACGCCGCTGACGCCGGCCAGGAAGCGATGCACAAGATTCTCGAACGCGCCTCCGACTTCGACAAGACCCGTCCGGCGATGCCCTGGGCTCTCGCCATCGCGGGCTGGGAGTGCCGGACCCTGGCGCGCCGCCGAGAACGCCGGCGCGAATCCCACACGGACGCCATCCCCTCGTGCGCCGGACCTCACGCGGAGGAGGAGTTCCTCCAGCGGGACCTGACCACCGCCGCGATGGCCGCCCTGGGAGAGCTCTCCGAGTTGGACCGCGAGGTGCTCATCGCCACGTTCTGGGACGAGGCCGCGTCGGTCTCTGGCGCCACGCTGCGAAAGCGCCGTGAGCGCGCACTGGACCGGCTCCGAAAGACCTTCAGGAGGCTCTATGGGCTCGACTGACATCCAACTGCTTCAACGACGGGTGCGCCGGACCTACGAGCTCGCGAGGCTGCGACGCGCGCTCGTGGGCGTACTCCCGATTGTCGTCGTCACCGCGATTGCCACCCTTCTCGCGAGCCGGCCCGCGCCACCTCTCACGTTCGGCCTGGCGACAGCGCTGATGGGTGCGATGATGCTCTGGCATGGCCGCGATCCGCAGAAGGCGTTCCTGCCTGGCGTCATCGCGGGGCTCGTCCCGCTCGCGCTCGCGCTCGGCACCGGCGCCCTGCACACCTGTGGCACAGCCAACTGCTCCTCCCTGTGCCTCCCAGCATGTGTGCTCGGCGGTGTGATCGCGGGAATGGCCGTGTCGGGGGTCAGCTTCCAGCGTCGCGCGGGCCCCTGGTTCTGGGTCTCCGCCTCCGGGCTCGCGCTCCTTACCGGCGCCATGGGCTGCGCGTGCATGGGCACATCGGGTGTCGTCGGCCTTGGCATGGGCTTCGGAGCAGGGATTGTTCCTGGCCTCTTGCGTCGCGTTTTCGGCCAGAAAGCCTCCTGAACAAACGCTATTGATTCTCGAACGCTCGCCGAGGCGCGGACTCGCACCATCGCCCCGAATTTCCCTCGGAGCGCGGGCCTCCGCTAGGTCATGGAGGCGTTCGGCCGCTCGAGAATCGTGAACTCCGGCTTGGCGGAGACCCTTCAAAGGGAGACATGACGATGAGAGCCAATATCTGGACTGTAGTGGGACTGATGATGCTCACGGGGGCCTGTACGCAGCAGGCCGCGCCCGCCATGAAGATGACGCCAGCGCCTCCAGTCCCTGAACAGAGTGCGGGGCAGCAAGGCCACCTCACCCGCGTCACGGACCGCAGCCTTGTCTGCATGGTGAACGACCAGCACATGGGCCGGCCACAGATACCGGTCGAGGTCAGCGGGCGCACGTATTACGGCTGTTGCGAGATGTGCAAGGACCGGCTCGCGAATGACGCGACGTTCCGGACCGCGACGGACCCGGTGAGTCAGCGGCCCGTGGACAAGGCGACGGCCGTCATCGGCGTCACCCAGGACAACTCCGCGCTCTACTTCGAGAACGACCAGACCTTCGCCGCCTACTCACGTCAGGCTGCGGGGGCGTCCCGGTAGTTCTACCCCCGCCGGGAAGTCCCGGACGCGGCCCACGAATGGCGCGGGCGGCCTCGTGAGCCCCCAGCGCTGCCCCCGTCGGCCCCCAACGACGCTCAAGGTGTCACGCTCCACTCCTGACGCGCCTAGGAACACGTCGAGTCAGCCAATTCGCTCGCACGCATCCGCGGACGGCTGGCTCGGCGAACTTCGTCGCTGTGCGTGAATCATCAAGGAGATGTCGTGTACGGGTTTGCATTGCTCTCGCGTGGCGCCGCCGCCATTTCAGGCTTCGGCGCCGTGCTCGCCGTTGCCTTATCTCCGGCCGAAGCCTCGGCTCAAACGCTGACCCTGCGCGAATCATTGGACACCGCGCTTCACAACTACGGCGACATCCGCGCGAAGCAGTCTCGTCGCGACGCGGCCGAGCATGATGTGTCATACACCCGGAAGGCCTATCTCCCCGACGTCGTGCTGTCGGCGCAGCAGACATTCGGCACCGTGAATGCCCTGCATGGGACGCTCTATTCTCCTGGCGGCCCCTCCAATGCATCGACCAGTCTCCCGTTGCCGGAGCAGAACTGGAACGCGGCGTTCGGCGCCTTGTACTCGGTGCTCGTCCACTGGAACGTCTCCACCTTCGGCCGTCTCGACCGGCAGATTGAGCTGTCGGAGAGGACGCACGAACTGAAACAGCGCGAGCTCGAGCTCGCGCGGTTCCAGCATGGGGTTCGCGTCACCCACGCGTACCTCAACCTATCGACCGCTCAGCGCATCACCCACATCCAGAAGCAGAGCGTGGCGCGCTTCGAGGTCGTGCTCGAGTCCGTCCAGAGCCACGCCGAGAACGGATTGGTCCCCGGGGTGGATGTCTCCTTCGCGCGCGCCGAACTCGCCAGCGCCAGGTCCCTCCAGCTCAAGGCCTATGACGCCGAGCTCCAGGCGTCGAAGGAGCTTGCGGTCCTGATGGGCGTTCCGTTTCGCGAGTTCCAGCTCGAGCCGACGTTCCACCAGTCGACGCCCGAGCCCGGCGAGCCAGCGCACGTCGCGCCCGGGCACCCCGTCCTCGCGGTGCACGAAGGGCAGGTCCTCCGCGGCGAGCAGGAGAAGAAGGTGGCCGCGGCCGAGGGCCTGCCCACGCTCTTCGCCTTCGGCATGTTGCAGGGGCGCGGCTCGGGCTTTCGCTCCAACTACGCGCAGGACCCGGGCGCGTTCTCGAGTGGGTACCTCGACGGGGTAGGCATCGATCGGGGCAACACCATTGTCGGGTTGGGATTGAGCTGGAACCTGGCCTCCGTGCTGCGCAGCTTCTCCAGCGAGGCAGCGCGGGACGCGCGTACCCGCGCGCTCCACCAGGAGCAGGAGCTGGCCACCCAGGAGCTGGTTGCCCAGGCCCGCTTCGCCGAGCACAAGTTCTCCCTGGCGCGAGAGGTGACCCACCACGCCGTGTTGCAACGGGACGCCGCCGCGGAGGGGTTCCAGCAGAGCAAGGCCCGCTACGACAGTGGGCTCGGGACGATTGTCGAACTCACCCAGGCGACCTTCTCCGCGACCCGGGGCGAGGTCGACCTCGAGCTCGCCCAGAACGGCATCTGGCAAGCCCTTCTCCTCAAGTCGGCCGCGGCCGGTGACCTCAACGAATTCCTGCAGCAGGTCCGTGGAGTGAAGAAGCAATGAGCATCCTGAAGGTCTCCCTACGAAGGCCCGTCACCGTCCTCGTGCTGGTCGTCGCCATGGTCTTTTTTGGTGTGCGTGCGGCCGGAGACATCAAGGTCGACGTCCTGCCGGAGATGAACCTCCCTGTCGTCTACATCGCGCATACCTTCAACGGGTATACGCCGGCACAGATGGAGGGGTATTTCACGAAGATGTACGTGAACATGATGCTGTTCACGAACGGCATCAAGAACATCGAGACGAAGAACTCCCAGGGCCTGACCCTGATGAAGCTCTCGTTCTACGAAGGCACCGACATGGGGCAAGCGGTCGCGGAGATCAACGCGCTCTCGAATCGCTCCCAGGTGTTCCTGCCCCCCGGCGCGCCTCCCCCCTTCATCATCCGCTTCGATGCCTCGTCGCAGCCGGTGGGTCAGTTAGTGTTCCGCAGCGAGAGCAAGACCAACAACCAGCTCCAGGACATCGCCAACTTCACCGCGCGGCCGTTCCTCATCTCCATCCCCGGCCTCACGACGGCGCCCCCGTTCGGCGGCAGCCCGCGCACGGTTGAAATCAACATCGAGCCTGAGAAGCTGCGCGTGCACAACCTCACGCCCGAACAGGTCGTGGAGGCCATCGCTCGCCAGAACGTGACGGCTCCCTCCGGGAACGTCCACGTCGGCGACATGACCTACATCACGCCGACCAACAGCACCCTTCGCGCCGTGGAGGACTTCGGGAACATCCCGCTCCTCAAGGGCTCGGTGGCGAACGTCTACGTCCGGGATGTCGCGACCGTGAAGGACGGTGCCGACATCGCCACCGGCTACGCCCTGGTGAACGGCAAGCGCTCCGTCTATCTCAACGTCGCCAAGGCGGGGAATGCCTCGACGGTGCACGTGGTACAGCAGCTCAAGGAGTCCATCCCCCGAATCCAGAGCAACCTGCCCGACGACGTCCACATCTCCTACGAGTTCGACCAGTCCGTCTACGTGGTGGGGGCCCTGAAGGGGCTGATTGCGGAGGGCGTGCTCGGCGCGGTGCTGACGGGGCTGATGGTCCTGCTGTTCCTGCGTGACGTGCGCTCCGCGATCATCGTCATCATCACGATTCCCATCGCCATCATCTCCGGCGTGCTGTTCCTCAAGCTGTTTGGCCAGACCATCAACATCATGACCTTGGCCGGCCTGGCGCTCGCAGTTGGCATCCTGGTGGACGAGAGCACGGTGACCATCGAGAACATCCATCAGCACCTCCAGCGCGGCAAGGCGGTGGCGGTGGCGGTGTGGGACGCGTGCCTGGAGATCGCCTTCTCGAAGCTGCTCATCCTGCTGTGCATCCTCGCTGTCTTTGCGCCTGCCCTCACGATGGGCGGAATCCCCGGGGCGCTCTTCCGGCCGCTCGCGCTGGCCATCGGGTGCTCGATGGTCGTCTCCTTCCTGCTTTCGCAGTCACTGGTGCCGGTGCTGGCGAACTGGATGCTCAAGCAGCACGGCCCGCCCCCGGGCGGTGAGGGCGCCAGCCCCTCCCCTGGGCGCGTGCGCCGCGTGATTGAGCGCATGCTGCCGCACAGGAAGTTGCTCGTCTCGGCAGGCGTGGGAGGCCTCATCGTCCTGGCGGTGGTCTCGCTCCAGCGCATTGGCAAGGACGTGCTGCCGAGAGTCAACTCCAGCCAGCTCCAGATGCGGCTCCGCGCGGCGGAAGGAACCCGAATCGAGAAGACCGAGCAGGTCGTCCACCAGGCCATGGGCCTCGTCGAAGAAGTCGTGGGCGATGGGAAGGTCCGAATCTCCTCGGCCTACGTGGGCCAGCACCCTTCATCGTTCGCCATCAGCCCCATCTATCTCTACAACGCGGGCCCCCACGAGGCGCTCCTTCAGGTCGCCTTCGAGGGCGGCGTCGGCGACATCGACGCATTGAAGGAGCGCATCCGGCAGCGAGTGCGCGAGGTGATGCCAGACGTCCAGGTCGCGTTCGAGCCCGTGGAAATCACGGAGAAGATTCTCGGTCAGGGAGCGCTGTATCCCATCGAGGTCCGGTTCTCCGGGATGAAGAAGAAGGTCAACGAGAAATACGCGGGGATGCTGCTCGAGAAGCTCCGGGGTATCTCCTATCTGCGAGACCAGCAGGTGCAGCAGTCGCTGCGCTATCCGGCCCTGAACGTGGAGGTGGACCGGATTCGCGCGGCCCAGCTGGGCATCGACATGCAGGACGTCACGCGCTCCCTGACCGCGTCCACGTCGTCCTCGCGCTACACGTCCAAGAACATGTGGGTCGAGGGCATGATGGGCATCGCCTACGACGTGCAGGTCCAGACGCCCGCGAGCGAGCTGAACAGCGAGCAGGACCTGGCGCAGGTGCCGCTGTTGAAGAATGCGAGCCGCCCCGTCCTCGGGGACGTGGCGACCATCACCCCTGGCATCGCGTACGGGGAGACGCACAACCTGGGGACCATGGCGTTCGCCTCGGTTACCGCGAATGTCCACGGCAAGGACCTGGCGCAGGCCCGGCGCGACGTGCAGGCGGCGATTGCATCCAT from Myxococcus xanthus encodes the following:
- a CDS encoding flavin monoamine oxidase family protein, which translates into the protein MKHHSDICIVGAGIGGLTCATQLATSPLSNSLCIRVFDLNASVGGRILSRKLDGGEITELGAARYSPQLHPRFQALMHCFQHQHEAYPFTQAIFQDNVQGKLKTTLLSLLSMLEAHPHDSFLDFVSQYQGEDEARKIIKAMGYDALLLPIVSASMAYSIIKMHPETQGLIDDASNQWRYAPDGYGQLLARLQCQAQAGRVEFRMEHRLLSISRCGDRYVLTFSHKGNTQIHRTRHLILAIPPSAMTRLNLGFPTNWSPCQYGSLPLFKGFLTFNSAWWRDCQLADKVLVVNNPLRKIYFKSEKYVQFYTDGENATYWRDCLEQGEDVYLNRVRACMEQVLPLGGKPLPSIKDHFHKHWPHGVEFSLKSTADQPNALLLRDGVIACSDAYTSHGGWMEGGLLSAHQAIQLMLEQLTSASKNRA
- a CDS encoding RNA polymerase sigma factor, whose product is MNVRTVSELDALMARLAEGDRVAFTRVFELLWGPIQKLCLSLLRNEADAADAGQEAMHKILERASDFDKTRPAMPWALAIAGWECRTLARRRERRRESHTDAIPSCAGPHAEEEFLQRDLTTAAMAALGELSELDREVLIATFWDEAASVSGATLRKRRERALDRLRKTFRRLYGLD
- a CDS encoding TolC family protein; the protein is MYGFALLSRGAAAISGFGAVLAVALSPAEASAQTLTLRESLDTALHNYGDIRAKQSRRDAAEHDVSYTRKAYLPDVVLSAQQTFGTVNALHGTLYSPGGPSNASTSLPLPEQNWNAAFGALYSVLVHWNVSTFGRLDRQIELSERTHELKQRELELARFQHGVRVTHAYLNLSTAQRITHIQKQSVARFEVVLESVQSHAENGLVPGVDVSFARAELASARSLQLKAYDAELQASKELAVLMGVPFREFQLEPTFHQSTPEPGEPAHVAPGHPVLAVHEGQVLRGEQEKKVAAAEGLPTLFAFGMLQGRGSGFRSNYAQDPGAFSSGYLDGVGIDRGNTIVGLGLSWNLASVLRSFSSEAARDARTRALHQEQELATQELVAQARFAEHKFSLAREVTHHAVLQRDAAAEGFQQSKARYDSGLGTIVELTQATFSATRGEVDLELAQNGIWQALLLKSAAAGDLNEFLQQVRGVKKQ
- a CDS encoding efflux RND transporter permease subunit, which produces MSILKVSLRRPVTVLVLVVAMVFFGVRAAGDIKVDVLPEMNLPVVYIAHTFNGYTPAQMEGYFTKMYVNMMLFTNGIKNIETKNSQGLTLMKLSFYEGTDMGQAVAEINALSNRSQVFLPPGAPPPFIIRFDASSQPVGQLVFRSESKTNNQLQDIANFTARPFLISIPGLTTAPPFGGSPRTVEINIEPEKLRVHNLTPEQVVEAIARQNVTAPSGNVHVGDMTYITPTNSTLRAVEDFGNIPLLKGSVANVYVRDVATVKDGADIATGYALVNGKRSVYLNVAKAGNASTVHVVQQLKESIPRIQSNLPDDVHISYEFDQSVYVVGALKGLIAEGVLGAVLTGLMVLLFLRDVRSAIIVIITIPIAIISGVLFLKLFGQTINIMTLAGLALAVGILVDESTVTIENIHQHLQRGKAVAVAVWDACLEIAFSKLLILLCILAVFAPALTMGGIPGALFRPLALAIGCSMVVSFLLSQSLVPVLANWMLKQHGPPPGGEGASPSPGRVRRVIERMLPHRKLLVSAGVGGLIVLAVVSLQRIGKDVLPRVNSSQLQMRLRAAEGTRIEKTEQVVHQAMGLVEEVVGDGKVRISSAYVGQHPSSFAISPIYLYNAGPHEALLQVAFEGGVGDIDALKERIRQRVREVMPDVQVAFEPVEITEKILGQGALYPIEVRFSGMKKKVNEKYAGMLLEKLRGISYLRDQQVQQSLRYPALNVEVDRIRAAQLGIDMQDVTRSLTASTSSSRYTSKNMWVEGMMGIAYDVQVQTPASELNSEQDLAQVPLLKNASRPVLGDVATITPGIAYGETHNLGTMAFASVTANVHGKDLAQARRDVQAAIASMGELPKGVNVQMAGLSVVLDDTLRSLANGLMVAVLVVFLLLAASFQSFRLATVVLTAVPAVVLGAVISLRLTGSTLNLQSYMGIIMAVGVSIANGVLLVASSEQRRKAGSNAPLAALEGVSLRVRPILMTTLAMLAGMLPMAIGHGEGGDQMAPLARAVLGGLSASTLMVLFGLPLAFAWAQDAVPTTSRSLDPTDEESEHHAMGVV